The Salvia miltiorrhiza cultivar Shanhuang (shh) chromosome 1, IMPLAD_Smil_shh, whole genome shotgun sequence genome has a window encoding:
- the LOC131014941 gene encoding protein RGF1 INDUCIBLE TRANSCRIPTION FACTOR 1-like, which produces MGPNEDNNIWPPWLKSLLKEQFFVQCKFHADSHKSECNMYCLDCMNGPLCSLCLAFHKDHRAIQIRRSSYHDVIRVSEIQKYLDISSVQTYIINSAKVVFLNERPQPRPGKGVTNTCHVCDRSLLDSFKFCSLGCKIVGTSKNLPRKNKQWSEKRISDSDDSYSSGSQNIPSFTPSTPPPTSANYRNAKRRKGIPHRAPMGGLTIEI; this is translated from the exons ATG GGACCAAATGAGGACAACAATATATGGCCGCCATGGCTGAAATCGCTGCTCAAAGAGCAATTCTTCGTTCAATGCAAATTCCACGCTGATTCGCACAAGAGCGAATGTAATATGTATTGTTTGGATTGTATGAATGGCCCTCTCTGCTCACTCTGTTTGGCCTTCCATAAAGACCACCGCGCTATCCag ATAAGGAGGTCATCGTACCATGATGTTATCAGAGTATCGGAAATACAGAAGTATCTGGACATCAGCTCGGTGCAGACATACATAATCAACAGCGCCAAGGTGGTTTTCTTGAACGAGCGGCCGCAGCCGCGGCCGGGAAAAGGCGTCACCAACACCTGCCACGTCTGCGACCGCAGCCTCCTCGACTCCTTTAAATTCTGCTCACTTGGCTGCAAG ATTGTTGGGACGTCGAAGAATCTGCCCAGGAAAAACAAGCAGTGGTCGGAGAAGAGGATTTCGGATTCCGATGACTCGTACAGCAGCGGCAGCCAGAATATTCCGAGCTTCACTCCGTCGACGCCGCCGCCAACCTCCGCCAATTACCGGAATGCGAAGCGGAGAAAGGGGATTCCCCATAGAGCCCCTATGGGTGGGCTCACTATAGAGATATAG
- the LOC131014957 gene encoding uncharacterized protein LOC131014957 has translation MKKADKDAASSTTREETSQAIAAMEKNVTRKGVAVYTCIGTGNIYYHMPQNRQVTHVNKATGSKGSGSKATASKGSGSKAGASKEIGSKWKKQTNEGTNVEMAAQNVGVVNTQESRCSTGGTGEFNQESSRHGDLTQV, from the exons ATGAAGAAGGCTGACAAGGATGCTGCTTCATCCACCACAAGGGAAGAGACTAGTCAAGCAATTGCAGCTATGGAGAAAAATGTTACCAGAAAAGGTGTTGCAGTTTATACATGTATAGGCACGGGTAACATCTACTATCAC ATGCCACAAAACAGACAAGTGACTCATGTTAACAAAGCCACTGGAAGCAAGGGAAGTGGAAGCAAAGCCACTGCAAGCAAAGGGAGTGGAAGCAAGGCAGGTGCAAGCAAGGAGATTGGAAGCAAGTGGAAGAAACAAACAAATGAAGGAACAAATGTGGAGATGGCTGCCCAAAATGTTGGAGTTGTTAACACACAAGAAAGTAGGTGTTCAACAGGAGGCACGGGAGAATTCAATCAAGAAAGCTCACGTCATGGAGACTTAACTCAAGTGTAG
- the LOC131014967 gene encoding 29 kDa ribonucleoprotein A, chloroplastic, whose amino-acid sequence MALGAKEAASSIFSSFPPTSLHLHSSNKSPSSIKFRLSKSPPALKCTHHLTLTRSSFQLQSAAEIPTTVAEEEVEKIEKSGNPNSRRKLFVLNLPWSFSVADIKTLFSECGAVSDVEIIKQKDGKNRGFAFVTMANGDGAQAAIEKFDSYEVVGRIIRVQFAKRFKKPVRPAPVVAPPPGETRHKLYVSNLAWKVRSNDLRELFSSNFNPVSARVIFDNPSGRSAGYGFVSFATKEEAESAINELDGKELLGRPIRLKFSERNSNASESKEESNSDDAESEAESSGEES is encoded by the exons ATGGCTTTGGGAGCGAAGGAGGCAGCAtcttccatcttctcatctttCCCTCCAACTTCTCTCCATCTCCATTCATCCAACAAATCTCCATCTTCAATTAAGTTTCGCCTCTCCAAATCTCCGCCCGCGCTGAAATGCACTCATCACCTTACATTGACTAGGTCTTCCTTTCAGTTGCAATCAGCTGCAGAAATCCCCACAACTGTAGCAGAAGAAGAAGtagaaaaaatcgaaaaatccGGAAATCCAAATAGCAGAAGAAAGCTGTTTGTGCTGAACCTGCCGTGGTCCTTCTCCGTCGCTGATATCAAGACACTGTTTAGTGAATGTGGCGCTGTTTCCGACGTTGAG ATTATAAAGCAGAAAGATGGGAAGAACAGAGGATTTGCGTTTGTTACGATGGCTAATGGTGACGGTGCTCAGGCTGCTATCGAAAAATTTGACTCTTAT GAAGTGGTTGGCCGGATTATCAGAGTACAATTTGCTAAGAGATTCAAGAAACCTGTTCGTCCTGCTCCTGTAGTGGCTCCTCCACCCGGAGAGACCCGCCATAAGCTTTATGTATCTAATCTTGCGTGGAAAGTGAGATCAAATGACCTTCGAGAATTATTCTCATCCAACTTCAATCCTGTTTCAGCTAGAGTCATATTTGATAATCCTTCAGGAAGGTCAGCTGGATATGGATTTGTATCTTTTGCCACAAAAGAGGAAGCAGAATCTGCAATCAATGAATTAGACGGGAAG GAGTTGTTGGGGAGACCAATTCGTTTGAAATTTAGTGAAAGAAACTCCAATGCTTCTGAAAGTAAAGAAGAATCAAACTCCGATGATGCAGAGAGTGAGGCAGAGTCGAGCGGAGAAGAGTCTTAA